In Elstera cyanobacteriorum, the genomic stretch CCGCAGACCGTATCAGGGGCCGGAGTTGTGATTTTTCTCGATACCAATGTGGTTTCGGAAACACTGCGTAAAACGCCAGATACTGGCGTTATTGCTTGGCTGATTCGCCATGATGCCGAGTTAGCCCTATCAACCATCGTCATCGCAGAAATCGCCTATGGGATCGCCAAAATCCATCCCGATCAGCGGGCACGTCGCTTAGATCAGGGCCTCAGGGATTGGCGGCATCGTTTTACGGATCGGCTCTTTGGCTTGACGGAGCAGGCGGCGCTTGCCTATGGCGACATCATGGGAAAGGCCGCTCGGCAGGGCGTCCCTATGTCGGTTCCCGATGGTCTGATCGCTGCGATTGCCAAGGTCAACGGCGGACGGTTGGCAACCCGGAATCTAACCGACTTCAGAACCACTGGACTTGAGCTAATCTCCCCCTGGAATAGCTGACGTTCCAAAAACACAAAAAGCGGCCGAAGCCGCTTTTCGGTGGCCGGAAGAGACCAATCTTACGCCGAGGTATTGACCTGCGCGCCCGCGTCACCCTTGGCAACGCCGACCATCGCCGGGCGCAGCAGGCGGTCGTGGATGCGGTAGCCGACTTGCAGCACCTGCACCACGGTCCCGGTCGGCTGCCCGGTGTTCGGTACTTCGAACACGGCTTCGTGGAAGTTCGGGTCGAAGGTCTGGCCCATCGGCTCGATCCGCGTCAGGCCGCGCCGGTCGAAGACGGCCAAGAGTTCGCGTTCGGTCGCTTCGACGCCAGTGACCAGCGCTTTGACGGTTTCATCTTCCGACGGCGGCACGGCATCCAGCGCCCGGCGCAGATTGTCGGCCACCGACAAAAGATCGCGCGCGAAGGACGAAACGGCGTATTTTGAGGCGTCTTCCCGGTCGCGTTCGGCGCGGCGGCGGGTGTTTTCCGCTTCGGCCAGGGCGCGCAGCGCTTGGTCTTTCAGACCGGCGATTTCGGCCTGCAGGGCGGCGATAACATCAGCGGGATGCGGCTGCTGATCGCCGGTGGGGATGGTTTCGGTCTCTGCCACCGTTTCCGGCGACTCGGTCGTATCGGACATGGGTCTCTCCTGGTTCTAGGGCGCGGGTTAGCGCAAAATTCGGCCAATCAGCTTGGCGGTATAATCGACCATCGGAATGATGCGGGCATAATTCAGCCGGGTAGGGCCGATAACGCCGATCGCGCCGATGATCTGGTCGCGGGCGTTTGTATAGGGGGCGAGCACGACGGAGCAACCCGCTTGCGCGAACAGCGGGTTTTCCGCCCCGATGTAGATTTGCACCCCCTCGGCCAGATGGGCGGCTTCGAGTAGCCGTAAGGCCCCTTCCCGCGCTTCAAGGGCTTGGAAGAGGCCGCGAATCCTCTCGAGATCGCCGAGGGCGGTAACATCTTCCAGCAGATGCGCCTGGCCGCGCACGATCAAATAGCCGTCGCTGCGATCAGCGGTGCTATCGGCCCAAACGGCCAACCCCTGCTCGACAAGGCGGGAGGTGAGACTATCGAGATCAGCGCGCTGGGCCGCCATCTCTGCCGTTACCACCGCCCGGGTTTCGCTAAGCGTATGGCCGCCCGTCAGCCGGGCATTGAGGTAGTTGCTAGCCATCGTCAGCGCCGAGGGCGGCAGACCGGGGGGCAGGTCGAGAATGCGGTTTTCCACCTGCCCGTCAGTGCTGACCATCACCACCAGCGCCCGACCGGGGCCGAGCGGGATGAATTCAATATGCTGCAAAGCGCCTTCGCGCTTCGGCGCCATCACGAGGCCCGCACAGCCGGAGAGACCGGAGAGGGCGGAGGAGGCTTCTTCCAGCACCTGTTCCAGCGACCGGCCCCGTACCGCGCATTGCGCATCAAGCGCCCGACGTTCATCGGGCGTGATCGCGCCGACTTCCAGCAGGCCATCGACGAACAGCCGTAGCCCCGCTTCGGTCGGCACGCGCCCGGCGGAGGTATGGGGGGCATAGAGCAGGCCGAACTCTTCCAGGTCCGCCATCACATTCCGGATGGTGGCAGGCGATAGGTTGGTGCCGAGGCGGCGCGACAGGGTGCGGCTGCCAATCGGCTCCCCGGTTTCCACATAGGCATCGACGATATGCCGGAAAATCTCACGGGATCGGTCGTTCAGTTCCGAAATAACCGACACCATGCCGCCTATACGTCCTTTCATGTGAATGCAGTAACCGAGGTAAATTTAGGAAGCCGCACCGCCAGCGTCAATCGTCCCCCGGTTTGCTGCGGCGGGCGAGCGGGTGATGGGCATTGACCATCGCTTTGAGGCGCGGCGCCGCGACATGGGTATAAATCTGCGTTGTGGCAATATCGGCATGGCCCAGGAGGGTTTGCACGGTCCGCAAATCCGCCTCCCCCTCCACCAGATGGGTTGCGAAACTATGGCGCAGGACGTGGGCGGAAACGCGCTTCGGGTCGATCCCTGCCGTTACTGCCAGCGCTTTCAGGGTCATCGTCACCCAGACCCGGCTGATCGGCTTAGCCTCCCCCTTTTGCGGAAAGAGATGGGGGGAGGTTTGTTTTTCGGCGAGGAACTGCGGGCGCAGCGGCAGGTAGGCGGCCAGCGCGGTTTGGGCGGCGGGGGTCAGCGGCAGCAGCCGGTCTTTCTCCCCCTTGCCGCGCACGGTGATCATATCGGGCGGCGGGCTATTGCCACGCGGGCGAAACGGCGCGAGCGGCAGGGTACAGAGTTCGCTGACGCGCAGCCCGAGACCATAGATCAACTCGATAATCAGCTTAAGCCGCGTTGCCTCCGGCTCTGGGCGGGCGGAGGCCGCTGCCAGCAAGCCATCGATTTCGGCTTCCGACAGAAGTTTCGGCAATGGGCGCCCAAGGCGCGGCATTTCAAGGGCGGCGGATGGATCGTCGGCCCGGCGCCCGTCAAGGGCAAGGAAGCGGTAGAACTGCCGCAGGGCAGCGCGGCGTCGGGCGGCGGTGCGAGCGGCATAGCCTTCCTGGCCAAGCTGCTGAAGATAAGCGCCAAGATCGGCAGCGCTCGCGGTCAGCAAATCGCGTGCCCGCAGCGCCAGAAAGCGCTCGGCAGCCGCCAGATCGTCCCGGTAGGCGCGCAGGGAATTGGCCGAAAGGCCGCGTTCGGCCAGCAGCATCTCGAAAAACGCATCGAGATGGGCGCCGCTGCTCATAGCCCGGCCTGGATGATGCTTTCCAGCGCCAGGGCGCGGGCAGTATCCTCTAGCCCCGCATAGCGCAGGGCGGCGGTGAGGGCGTTGAGGCGCAGCGCCTCCCCCGGTTTTGGGGTATTGCCGTCCGACAAGATCAGGCTGAGGGCCGCGACCTCGCCGACCCGGCCCGCTAAGGCCGCGGCCCGTAGCCGTAGCCAGCCCGCCGCATCGGCAAAACTCTCGCCCGTGCGATGGGTGGGCGCGGCGAGGAAATCCCAGGCATAGGGCGGCAGCGGTTCTTCCAGTCCATCGAAGGCGGCGAAGACGAGGCTCATCAGCGCCGGGTCGGGCGCGGGCGGGGTTTCCGCCCAATCTTGCAACAAGGGGGTATCGAGCAGCGCCGCTTCCTCGCCAAACGCCAGGCGGGCGAGAATGGCAAGGCGGGGCAGATCGGCGCGGGCGCCCGCGTCTTTTTCGGCAGCCCGGCGCAGCAACGACACCCACGGCGCGGCCAGCCGGGGCGTATCGCCCAGCAGTAGGGCGCGGGTGATGATCGAGGCCTGCGGCACCGCCCCCGGCAGGACCGGCAGGGCGCGCAGCAGCGGCGCATAGAGTTTGGCGGCCAGCGGCAGCAGGCCCGCGCGTTGGGCGCTCATCAACGCATCAGCGAGAGCGACGACTTGCTGCGGCGGCTGCGTGGCCCTCAGCAGCGCAACATGGGCGGCGGCGCGGTCTTGCCCGGCCCCGACCTCCCGATACAGTCGGTCGAGCACGGCGAGCGGCAGGGCACCGCGCAGCGCGGCGGCTTCGGCGACGGGCAACCGCTGGGCGGCGGGAACGGTTGGCGCGTCGGCCAGCAGGGCAAAGCCCGCCCCCATCCCGTCCAATGTTTCGGCCTTGGGCGGGATCAGCCCATAGGTGCGCAGCACCACGGCAGACGGAACGGAAATCGGCTGCCCCTCCGGCCACGGCAGATCGGCCAGCGATTTGGTGCTGCCCAACCGTTCGGCCAGCATCGACAGCAAGGGGTTGAGCGCGGTCTGGTCGCGCGTTTGTTTCAGCAGCGCTGCCGCCTCTTTCGCTTGATCGCGGATCAGCAGGCAGGCGATACGCACCCCCAGCCAGAACCCATCGTCCGGCCCCTGGCGTTGGTCCTGGCGGGCACAGGCGTCTTCCGGCTGGCCGGACGTGAAGCTGCGCAAGACCTGCGCGCGGATCAGATCTTCCTGGGTCAAGCGCCGCGACGGCACGCGCGCCAGGATGGCATCGACCGCCGGCCCGTCGCCCCATTGGGCGAGCGCGATCAACCTTGCGCCCAGCAGGGCGCCCGCATCGCTGGGCTGGATCGGCGGGCCGGGCGGCAGATCGGCTTCGACCGTCATCAACCGCCGCGCCAACGACCGGAGCGGCACCGACGGAATATCGCGCGGCAGCCGTTGCAGAAACTGCGCCAGCGTTTGGCGGCTGGTATCCTGCCACAGATCGGGCGGCAGGGGCGGCGGCGCGGTCGGGTCGGTGACCGGCGGCAGCCCCAAAGCATCAAGATCGGCAGGCGGTAGACTGGCCCCTTGGGCGGCGCCGGTCAGCAGAACC encodes the following:
- a CDS encoding type II toxin-antitoxin system VapC family toxin, with the protein product MIFLDTNVVSETLRKTPDTGVIAWLIRHDAELALSTIVIAEIAYGIAKIHPDQRARRLDQGLRDWRHRFTDRLFGLTEQAALAYGDIMGKAARQGVPMSVPDGLIAAIAKVNGGRLATRNLTDFRTTGLELISPWNS
- a CDS encoding tyrosine recombinase, translated to MSSGAHLDAFFEMLLAERGLSANSLRAYRDDLAAAERFLALRARDLLTASAADLGAYLQQLGQEGYAARTAARRRAALRQFYRFLALDGRRADDPSAALEMPRLGRPLPKLLSEAEIDGLLAAASARPEPEATRLKLIIELIYGLGLRVSELCTLPLAPFRPRGNSPPPDMITVRGKGEKDRLLPLTPAAQTALAAYLPLRPQFLAEKQTSPHLFPQKGEAKPISRVWVTMTLKALAVTAGIDPKRVSAHVLRHSFATHLVEGEADLRTVQTLLGHADIATTQIYTHVAAPRLKAMVNAHHPLARRSKPGDD
- the grpE gene encoding nucleotide exchange factor GrpE, which encodes MSDTTESPETVAETETIPTGDQQPHPADVIAALQAEIAGLKDQALRALAEAENTRRRAERDREDASKYAVSSFARDLLSVADNLRRALDAVPPSEDETVKALVTGVEATERELLAVFDRRGLTRIEPMGQTFDPNFHEAVFEVPNTGQPTGTVVQVLQVGYRIHDRLLRPAMVGVAKGDAGAQVNTSA
- the hrcA gene encoding heat-inducible transcriptional repressor HrcA — its product is MVSVISELNDRSREIFRHIVDAYVETGEPIGSRTLSRRLGTNLSPATIRNVMADLEEFGLLYAPHTSAGRVPTEAGLRLFVDGLLEVGAITPDERRALDAQCAVRGRSLEQVLEEASSALSGLSGCAGLVMAPKREGALQHIEFIPLGPGRALVVMVSTDGQVENRILDLPPGLPPSALTMASNYLNARLTGGHTLSETRAVVTAEMAAQRADLDSLTSRLVEQGLAVWADSTADRSDGYLIVRGQAHLLEDVTALGDLERIRGLFQALEAREGALRLLEAAHLAEGVQIYIGAENPLFAQAGCSVVLAPYTNARDQIIGAIGVIGPTRLNYARIIPMVDYTAKLIGRILR